The Brevibacillus brevis genome contains a region encoding:
- a CDS encoding helix-turn-helix domain-containing protein, with the protein MEPTIGVLIKSLRVGKKKTLKQIAEKTQLSISFLSQVERGKSSITLESLKKISEALGVSPGYFFSGESSGGNGQVRRARKERSQLQRTPFVYEDLSGHLANPSLVPILVTLSPHGEKGTPFVHKGQEFVYVLEGVLTLLLGEEEHDLFPGDSIHMDSSVPHNWVNRTGEVTRFLCVNSHDSDMIPTASY; encoded by the coding sequence ATGGAACCTACCATTGGTGTATTAATCAAATCGCTTCGTGTCGGCAAAAAGAAGACACTTAAACAAATCGCGGAAAAAACACAGCTGTCGATCAGCTTTTTGTCCCAAGTAGAGCGTGGGAAGTCTTCAATTACGTTGGAGTCATTGAAAAAAATTTCGGAAGCCTTGGGAGTAAGCCCGGGCTATTTCTTTTCGGGTGAGTCGAGTGGAGGGAATGGGCAGGTACGCAGGGCAAGGAAAGAGCGATCCCAGCTTCAGCGTACGCCTTTTGTGTATGAGGACCTGTCCGGTCATTTGGCGAATCCGTCGCTGGTACCGATTCTCGTTACGCTTTCACCGCATGGAGAAAAAGGCACGCCTTTTGTGCACAAGGGTCAAGAATTTGTTTACGTCCTCGAGGGTGTGCTGACTCTTTTGCTGGGGGAAGAGGAGCATGATTTGTTCCCAGGAGACAGCATTCACATGGATTCATCCGTCCCGCACAACTGGGTGAACCGTACAGGCGAGGTCACCAGATTCCTTTGTGTCAATTCGCATGACAGCGACATGATTCCGACCGCTTCTTATTAA
- a CDS encoding MFS transporter, with product MALQTQAVVSKKVQNKALVASLIGSSIEWFDFFLYGTMASLVFNKLFFPSSDPTVGLLLSYLSFGLPFFIRPLGGVIFSHIGDKIGRKKTLVLTLSLMGGATVLIGLLPDYNAIGIWAPILLVLMRLIQGLGIGGEWGGALLLAVEYSGKGRRGFFGSIPQMGVTIGMLLGTLAISLMSALPDEQFMSWGWRIPFLLSAALVFLGLWIRNGIDETPAFQEAKKTGNIAKVPIVDTFRYHWKAVLIAVGAKVVETAPFYIFSTFIIAYATNYLGYDRITVLNAVTIATLVTTIAIPYMGMLSDKVGRKPLYIAGTVAMMLFAFPYFYMLSLKSALWLTVATVIGLGILWAPVTAVLGTMFSEIFSTNVRYTGVTVGYQLGAALAGGTAPLIATALLSSFNSWMPIALYIVVSGVISLIAVSATKETKDLDLDES from the coding sequence ATGGCATTACAAACACAGGCGGTCGTTTCCAAAAAGGTTCAAAACAAAGCATTGGTCGCGAGCCTGATTGGCAGCTCTATTGAGTGGTTTGACTTTTTTCTGTATGGAACCATGGCATCGCTCGTCTTCAACAAGCTATTCTTTCCTTCTTCTGACCCAACTGTAGGCTTACTGCTCTCTTATCTCTCATTTGGTCTTCCCTTTTTCATCCGGCCATTGGGTGGCGTGATCTTCAGTCATATCGGGGACAAAATCGGTCGTAAAAAGACGCTGGTCTTGACGTTGTCGCTGATGGGAGGCGCTACCGTCTTGATCGGTTTGCTGCCTGATTACAATGCCATTGGCATCTGGGCTCCGATTCTTCTCGTGCTGATGCGCTTGATTCAAGGCTTGGGGATCGGCGGTGAATGGGGAGGTGCATTGCTTCTCGCCGTAGAGTACTCCGGCAAAGGCAGACGCGGCTTTTTTGGAAGTATCCCGCAAATGGGTGTAACGATCGGCATGCTGCTCGGTACGTTGGCCATTTCTTTGATGAGTGCGCTTCCCGATGAGCAATTCATGTCTTGGGGCTGGCGAATTCCGTTTCTGTTGAGTGCAGCACTTGTCTTTTTAGGACTCTGGATTCGCAATGGCATCGATGAAACGCCAGCTTTTCAGGAAGCAAAAAAGACGGGGAACATTGCAAAAGTTCCCATCGTAGATACATTTCGCTATCACTGGAAAGCTGTTCTGATTGCCGTAGGAGCCAAAGTGGTAGAAACGGCGCCGTTCTATATTTTCTCGACGTTTATTATTGCCTACGCGACGAACTACTTGGGCTACGACCGAATAACGGTACTCAATGCCGTGACGATCGCCACATTAGTGACAACCATCGCCATTCCGTACATGGGCATGCTGTCAGATAAAGTAGGCAGAAAGCCATTGTATATCGCGGGAACTGTAGCCATGATGCTGTTTGCATTCCCGTACTTTTATATGCTGTCATTAAAATCTGCTCTGTGGCTTACCGTCGCTACTGTCATCGGGCTCGGGATTCTCTGGGCTCCAGTCACAGCTGTATTGGGTACGATGTTCTCCGAGATTTTCAGTACGAATGTACGCTATACTGGGGTAACGGTTGGCTACCAGCTCGGTGCTGCTTTGGCGGGCGGTACTGCTCCGCTGATCGCTACTGCCTTGTTAAGCTCTTTTAACTCCTGGATGCCAATTGCTTTGTACATCGTAGTTTCCGGGGTTATTTCTCTCATTGCGGTTTCTGCTACGAAGGAAACAAAGGATTTGGATTTGGACGAATCCTGA
- a CDS encoding ornithine cyclodeaminase family protein, translating to MLALSRENIAQIYTMKDCLEDVEHVFREHMLGNVTTPVRTAIDHPKYGATSLYMPSYLETDDYVAVKIISIFPENHKHDIKALQSVIVLTEAKTGQHVAMMDASLLTIMRTGASSGVATKYLAKENAQSCAVLGCGAQSIGQIQAVMEVRPLTNIYLYNRTREKADEMKQTLLSLYPEWQGEITVMDDANEAVANAEIVICSTKATSPLFDGTRLRPGTHINAIGAFLPHMQEVDLTTVQNSKVVVDTLEGARHEAGDLLIPIERGEWSFDQMHAELGDILIGKKPGRENDEEITLYKSVGVAYLDTAVAKTVYERAKANGIGTEISL from the coding sequence ATGCTCGCATTAAGCCGTGAAAACATTGCACAAATCTACACGATGAAAGATTGCTTGGAGGATGTGGAGCACGTATTCCGTGAGCATATGCTGGGAAACGTCACCACCCCTGTTCGCACTGCTATTGACCATCCGAAATACGGAGCAACCAGTCTATACATGCCGTCCTATTTGGAAACGGACGATTACGTAGCGGTAAAAATCATCAGCATTTTCCCGGAGAATCACAAGCACGATATCAAAGCACTCCAAAGCGTGATCGTATTGACCGAAGCAAAAACGGGACAGCATGTGGCGATGATGGACGCGAGCCTGTTGACGATTATGCGCACAGGTGCAAGCAGTGGCGTTGCAACCAAATACTTGGCAAAAGAAAATGCGCAAAGCTGCGCTGTATTAGGATGCGGGGCACAATCGATCGGACAGATTCAAGCCGTCATGGAAGTCCGTCCGCTGACAAACATTTATCTCTATAACCGTACGCGTGAGAAAGCAGACGAAATGAAACAAACACTGCTCTCCCTCTACCCGGAGTGGCAAGGCGAAATCACGGTTATGGATGATGCCAATGAAGCGGTTGCGAACGCCGAAATCGTAATTTGCAGCACCAAGGCTACCAGCCCATTGTTTGATGGAACACGCTTGCGTCCCGGCACGCATATCAATGCCATCGGCGCTTTTCTTCCCCATATGCAGGAGGTTGACTTGACTACTGTACAAAACAGCAAAGTCGTGGTCGATACGCTGGAGGGAGCCCGGCACGAAGCAGGCGATCTGCTCATTCCGATTGAACGCGGCGAATGGAGCTTTGATCAGATGCACGCTGAGCTGGGAGACATTCTGATTGGGAAAAAGCCCGGCCGAGAAAACGATGAAGAAATCACGCTGTACAAATCGGTGGGTGTTGCCTATTTGGACACAGCCGTTGCCAAAACGGTCTATGAACGTGCGAAAGCAAACGGCATTGGGACAGAAATCAGCTTGTAA
- a CDS encoding PucR family transcriptional regulator has product MPVEPNYFQQYQHADIDELADVIGELLQNPITVEDADHKLIAYSSHGESTDEARWSTIMGRRVPEKVLTRLWKDGVFQELLTQDDPVHIPAKDEIGLGKRVAIAIRRGSDVLGYIWAQEVNRPITQEDDEILRQAARVAVSRLIQRQGKRKAEEQRRKEFLWELLLGNHSSEATIRQKADTLQMQLPTSYLICIIEAAGARLDQYLYPLLMRDKLHWVVDGSQIVLLIGLSDAKKDKSDVLIRKVEQFLSDSLGKLEAHVTEGRQVSAGYGRDYKSYTDIVKSYREALHALKIKKLFPQENEGIHGYHELGIYRYLLQLKQWEEEQGYQNERLEKLRQYDRDNQTTLLTTLETFLDAAGKVNKTAERLHIHINTLSYRLRRIEEIMRVDLDNMNQRAALYLELKIAKLDGEQ; this is encoded by the coding sequence GTGCCCGTAGAGCCTAACTATTTTCAACAGTATCAGCATGCTGATATCGATGAATTAGCTGATGTCATTGGAGAACTTTTGCAAAATCCGATCACGGTTGAAGATGCCGATCACAAACTGATTGCTTACAGCTCACACGGAGAAAGCACAGATGAGGCGCGCTGGTCTACCATCATGGGGCGACGGGTACCGGAAAAAGTGCTGACGCGCCTCTGGAAGGACGGCGTATTCCAGGAGCTGTTAACACAGGACGACCCTGTACACATCCCGGCCAAGGACGAAATCGGCTTGGGGAAGCGTGTGGCGATTGCCATTCGCAGAGGGAGCGACGTGCTCGGTTACATTTGGGCACAAGAGGTGAATCGACCGATTACCCAGGAAGATGATGAAATTCTTCGTCAGGCAGCACGCGTAGCCGTCTCGCGTCTCATCCAGCGGCAGGGAAAACGCAAGGCGGAGGAGCAGCGACGCAAGGAATTTCTGTGGGAGCTGTTGCTGGGGAATCACAGCAGTGAGGCTACCATTCGCCAAAAAGCGGACACCTTGCAGATGCAGCTTCCGACCTCTTATTTAATCTGTATTATTGAAGCGGCAGGAGCGCGTCTGGATCAGTACTTGTATCCGTTATTAATGCGTGACAAGCTGCACTGGGTTGTCGACGGTTCGCAAATTGTCTTATTGATTGGTCTGTCCGATGCGAAAAAGGACAAGAGTGACGTACTCATTCGCAAGGTGGAACAGTTCCTCTCCGACTCGCTCGGCAAGCTCGAAGCACATGTCACGGAAGGACGCCAGGTGAGTGCCGGGTACGGGAGAGATTACAAGTCTTATACGGATATTGTGAAAAGCTACAGGGAAGCGCTGCATGCGCTCAAGATCAAGAAGCTGTTCCCGCAGGAAAATGAGGGGATTCACGGGTACCACGAGCTTGGGATTTATCGCTATTTACTACAACTGAAGCAGTGGGAAGAGGAGCAGGGCTATCAGAATGAACGGCTGGAAAAGCTCAGACAGTACGATCGCGACAACCAGACTACGCTCTTGACGACATTGGAGACTTTTTTGGATGCCGCTGGCAAGGTCAACAAGACAGCAGAACGCCTGCATATCCACATCAATACGCTGAGCTACCGACTGAGACGAATTGAGGAGATCATGCGTGTCGACCTCGACAATATGAATCAGCGGGCTGCCTTATATTTAGAGTTGAAAATAGCCAAATTAGATGGGGAACAGTAG